Within bacterium, the genomic segment CGCGCAGGAAGCTCCACTCCTCGCGCACGGCGCGCACGGCGCCGGGGTCCACGTCGACGAGCACCGCGCCGTCGTGCATGCCGCTGGGGGGCAGGACGAACTCCCCCTCCGGGTCGATGCAGACGCTGCGCCCGTAGAAATCCAGCCGCTGCTCGTGGCCGACGCGGTTGACGCGGAAGACGTAGAGGTTGTTCACGATGGCGTTGGCGGCGAGCACCGTCTCCCAGCGGCGCGTCGTGGCGAACGCGGCCGCGTTCGGGGCGAAGACCAGCTCGGCGCCGGCGAGCGCCAGATGCCGGGTGCCCTCGGGGAAGAAGTTGTCCCAGCAGATCTGCACGCCGAAGCGCAGCCCCTGGCTCTCGAACACCGGAAAGCCCCCGTCGCCCGGCTGGAAGTAGAACGATTCCTCCCAGAGCGGCAGCGTCGGCACGTGCACCTTGCGGTAGCGGCCGAGCAGCCCCCCCTCGGGGCCGACGACCATCGCCGTGTTGTAGCAGGCGCCGTCGGCCGCCCGCTCGAACAGCGGGCACACGAGCGTCGCGCCGAACTCGGCGGCCAGCGGCCGCAGCGCCGCGAGCGTCGGGCCGTCCTCGCCCTCGGCGAGCGCGCGGTGGCGCTCGTCGCGCTCGCGCGGGAACCAGTCGTTCGCCGGCAGCTGCTGGAAGCAGATCACCCGCGCCCCGCGCTCCGCCGCCATGCGCCCGAGCGCGGCGGCCTTGGCGAGGTTGCGCTCCCGGTCCTCCCCGCAGGCCATCTGGATGCCCGCGACCTTCACTGTGCCCATGTCCCCTCCCCCGCCCCCTCGAGCGCCTTCGCCCGATCATACATGCGCCGGGAGGGCTCCTCCTGGCCGAGCCCGGCGAGCGCGTCGCCGAGGCCGCGCCACGCCGCCGCCGCCTGTGGGTCGATCGTCGTCACCCGCTCGAAGTGCGCGCGCGCCCGCTCCCAGGCCTGCTCGCGCAGCGCGGCGCGGCCGAGCTCGAGGCCCATCTCGCGCACCGCGAGG encodes:
- a CDS encoding nitrilase-related carbon-nitrogen hydrolase, producing MGTVKVAGIQMACGEDRERNLAKAAALGRMAAERGARVICFQQLPANDWFPRERDERHRALAEGEDGPTLAALRPLAAEFGATLVCPLFERAADGACYNTAMVVGPEGGLLGRYRKVHVPTLPLWEESFYFQPGDGGFPVFESQGLRFGVQICWDNFFPEGTRHLALAGAELVFAPNAAAFATTRRWETVLAANAIVNNLYVFRVNRVGHEQRLDFYGRSVCIDPEGEFVLPPSGMHDGAVLVDVDPGAVRAVREEWSFLRDRRPDVYGG
- a CDS encoding tetratricopeptide repeat protein translates to LAVREMGLELGRAALREQAWERARAHFERVTTIDPQAAAAWRGLGDALAGLGQEEPSRRMYDRAKALEGAGEGTWAQ